TCCACTTAAAAACTACAAGTCGGCACGAACCATCACGTCAAAGTGATGAGACCGAGAAGTCACGTACCAACCAACAGAAGAGAACCCGCGATAAATGATTACTTTTCACGGTAAGTATTCCACAAAACAAAGCTGCAAAGTTTCGGCACAGCCATTTAGCAACAGTCCATTATTAGAAAAGTTTAAAGATAAACGCCTACgcaaccataaatattattatgaattgttCGGTAAATAAATACCTGTGGAATTTTACATACGCTTTACGTTTTAAACTTTAAGAACGAttagttgattattttttctatttttctaatattaatttcttgGATTTGGAACTGTTTAAGGTGTATccatctattaaaaaaacagtgaaaTGCGGGTCcgtgcaaataggctaaagaaaaacgaacCAGTTGGGTGACCAATACATTAAAGGGCACCAATCCTCAAATGTATTTGTCTTTaagttttgctttatttatagttataacgGCAACACATAAACACCACCTAGGATATTTTCTACTGTttagctattacggttctattAGGATCAGCCTGATGACGGATGAgcgacagcggagcctcagtgaAAGGGTCCGTTTTGTGgcctttggatacggaaccctaataagaCTTAACTCTACAGTGTATACTGCAACGTCTCGTTTCCAAATACGCAAAAATCTGTCTCAAATAGTGGATAGTCAACTGCATGTgatttttacaacaatttcgACCGCTTTATGTGTTTATGTGTACCTTTACATGTCATGTTTAACTCTTGTATGTAAGTATAGTTTCAGTAATGAATAGGTCAATGCGaccaaaagataaaaattaactCAATAAAGTTTTCGTATTTGTTTATCACTAGTAACTGCATTTTTGATGTGCTATATCCGCTATATAAACtagaataaaactttttggcTTACTTATAAAAAGGTTTGATGTATTTTGGAAAACAGTGTGCAGTGAACTGTTTGAACAATGTGGggttcacatttattttttaccttctTCGCTATTGCTCTAACAATAGTGTCTTCTGGTACGTACTTTGGATTAAATCATAGTCTGAtttgaaataaacctttttttcattgttttttgacgacctccgtggtcgagtggcgtacgcaccggtttcaaggtgtcgctagctctgaggtcccgggttcgatccccggtcgggtcaacgtaaaaattaacatttctacattgtctcgggtctgggtgtttgtggtgccttcgttgtatctgaattccataatacaagtgcttcagcaacttactttgggttcagaacaatgtatgtgatgttgtccgcatttatttattttatttatttatttttccacgtACTTCCaaaatgttgtatttgtattatattcttctgcatttctttttcttatgtGTTACCTCAGAACCTCTGAATGGATGAATCAAATTTTGTTGATTGCTTATTCATTAAACGTGAAATAGGTGTAATTTTGTCCCATAAAAATTTAATGAGTATTAATTACTATGtagttttttactttattttaagttgtttgttatttttgtttttaaaactatattatcaCAATTGTGTTACGGCGGTTTTCCACGTACGTTTTTCAGTAATCCAATAGAATCTTTTAAATGACGGACACGGTTTTGTCCCAAgagaatagatttatttaaaattggtctctattttttaatttactttttattatccTAGGTCCGGTTAAACAGACCATCATTATAACCAATGGAGATGCCAATGCATCCAGCTCAGCGGCTGCAAGTGCTACAGGTATGTTtagaagaatataattaaaaaaaaccataaatgATATTCTGCCTTTTTATATCTGCCAAATAAATGAGTAACTATTCAATATTGGTCACACTAGTCGTTACTCGTACTTATCTATAATCGCCCAAGCAACTAATTATTTATCGGAATTTAAATTTctactttgtttttcttttaattttactccACCACCTTGTAATTTTATACTGAAAAGTTGAATTAAATCAGGAGGCGATAGTTCAGCATCAGCAGCGGCTTCAGCAGCATCATCAGGGGGTAACAcgatcataataaaaaatgagaagCAAAACAGTGAGTATTGTGACCTAGCCTAACtcttaaaacaatgtttttctaCTACTGCTACGAGTACAAGGCCCTTCCAATAAacggaaggtttgagcattgaccaCTATCTCCGCTCAATCGGAAGTTTCTTATATTTCAAATCCAGGAATACTAAACAACAATCACgcaaacggctgaacggatttcgCTGAAATTTGGCAAGCATATAGCAATTGACGAGGAAAAGAACatatttatcccgatttttgaaatatttcctGAAGTCACTTCTGACTGTATGAAGTCAGAAGTGAAGTCAGAAGTGAAGTCATGAAGTCAGTTTACACAGTACACACAGTACtgtgtaaactgaagtccacgcagacggagtcgcgggcaacagatagtatgtaaataatttatttctcttcTAGTAAAATGTGCTAAACATGAAAGATACGAGCAATGTCCGGAAAACATCTGTGATCCACAATTATGTGACGAAACCGCAGTACCGTCGTGTTCTTCCATTCAAAAGGCTTCTCAAACTAAATGCAAAGGGTTTCCAGCTTGCGTGTGTATCTCCAATTACGTGAGGAACGATTTCGGAGTATGCATACCCAAAGATCAATGCGGTAAGCATGGCATAGCAACAGAGccattagatttattttttaaatatagcgaTTTTTTCTCAAATTCTTGCTTCTTTTTCAATCTTATTTAAGCTTTCAACTAGGACATCGTTATTCTTAATTACATCGTATGTGTCTGAAGAAGGTTTAATATGCagtaaactgtattttttttccaaagtCTAACCAGAAATGCAGAGGCTACAATGTTTTCAAGGGAGACAATTTGACCCTGTAACATATAGTCCACTGATACAAAACGACGGTCAAGAGCGATATTTCTTTCCTAattcaattgaattatttacCTGGTCTCCTTTTTCAGGCTTTGTAGGAACACAAAACTAGGTTTTTATTACTGACCGTTGGTCATAAAACTGTTTACGGGTTTTTGAAAACTTCTAGTGTTGTCCAGGGTACGTCGATGTCCCGTAAGACGAGATCTCACTAACATAAATATAGTAACAAAATGTTAAACACAAAGACtactaataaaattactgaacacattttttacctttgaataaatattttggaatttGTCTTTCTCAGGTTTATTCGTGAAACGAAACTAATTATTCCTATAATTTTTTTAGGTAATAATAACACAACTGAACCAGAGCCTACCGAAGAGCCTGAAAGCGGTGACAATACTTGTGCAACTGGCCCGCCAGGAACTGTATCCACGACCCCAGGAACGGAATCAACCACAGCACCAGGGGGTGAGACTACAGCGCCCGGTGGTAAAACCACGGCACCTAGTGGTGGAACTACAGCGCCCGGTGGTGGAACCACCGAACCTAGTGATGGAACTACGGCGCCCGGTGGTGGAACCACCGAACCTAATGGTGGAACCACCGAACCTAGTGATGGAACTACAGCGCCCGGCGGTGGAACCACGGAACCTAGTGGTGGAACTACAGCGCCCGGCGGTGGAACCACGGAACCTAGTGATGGAACTACAGCGCCCGGCGGTGGAACCACGGTACCTAGTGGTGGAACCACAGCACCTAGTGGTGGAACTACAGCGCCCGGCGGTGGAACCACGGAACCTAGTGATGGAACTACAGCGCCCGGCGGTGGAACCACAGCACCTAGTGGTGGAACCACGGCACCTAGTGGTGGAACTACAGCGCCCGGCGGTGGAACCACGGCACCTAGTGGTGGAACCACAGCACCTAGTGGTGGAATCACGGAACCCAGTGGTGGAACTACAGCGCCCGGCGATGGAACCACGGCACCTAGTGGTGGAACTACAGCGCCCGGCGGTGGAACCACGGCACCTAGTGGTGGAACTACAGCGCCCGGCGGTGGAACCACGGCACCTAGTGGTGGAACTACAGCGCCCGGCGGTGGAACCACGGCACCTAGTGGTGGAACTACAGCGCCCGGCGGTGGAACCACGGCACCTAGTGGTGGAACTACAGCGCCCGGCGGTGGAACCACGGCACCTAGTGGTGGAACTACAGCGCCCGGCGGTGGAACCACGGCACCTAGTGGTGGAACTACAGCGCCCGGCGGTGGAACCACGGCACCTAGTGGTGGAACTACAGCGCCCGGCGATGGAACCACGGCACCTAGTGGTGGAACTACAGCGCCCGGCGATGGAACCACGGCACCTAGTGGTGGAACTACAGCGCCCGGCGGTGGAACCACGGCACCTAGTGGTGGAACTACAGCGCCCGGTGATGGAACCACGGAACCTAGTGATGGAACTACAGCGCCCGGTGATGGAACCACGGCACCTAGTGGTGAAACCACAGAACCCGGTTACGGAACCACAGCACCTGGAGGTGACACTACAGCGCCCAGTAGTGGTACTACAGGTCTTGGAACAGGGACTACTGTCACGATTGAGCCTACTACAAAAGGTGAGTTTAGAAGCACTGATTTTATTTGGAGTTAAAAAGTTCGTCATTTGATAAATTGGTCAaatactgtaattatttttaaatacatttcaacaggtccaaaagaCTGCAAGGGAAAAGACGAATGGTATTATAAATGCGCGCCTAAGTGTCCGCAATTGACATGCAGCGATTATCTAAATGGCATTACCTGTTCTCATAAGAAATCAAAACCATGCGTCGGAGAATGTCGATGCCTCATCGGATTTTATAGAGATGAAAATGGTAACTGCATGGCTAGTTGGGATTGTAGTAAGTgtaatcattttaatgtttgatcCTAAAGTTTTTAGATTTAGTAGGTTTACATtacagatttataataattatcgatataataattgattaataatatatcatctttttctacttttataGAAAAGGCAGCCAAATATACCACGTCGACGTCTGCTCCAGGTAAATATAAAAGTGTTATTCCTTGTACAATATATTATTCTACTGTAAACTTCACAGTTTAACTCACactattgtttaaatattatagattaaaCTACAATGTAAATTCCCATTCTTCAGGTTCAACGTCCACTACTGTATCCGCATCTCCAGAAGAAATTTGCTCATCTAATGCCTTACAAGCATTCATATTGGGAAGTTTAGGATTCACTCCAAAATTACTagaagtaagaaaatatttatggttATATGTTTCTTTCTATTTTAGCCCATTTTAAAGAtacatactttatttaactCTATTTACCAAAACACAtatctaacaaataaaaacattggtGAGGAGAGGAGGACAAAGATTTCAAAAGATGGGTTCCCACTATTAAAGGAATAAGCAAGAGCGACATCATTTTAGGCAGTAAAACAGGAATAGACAAAGGGTAACGTAAAGTAACCTAGAAAATTAATGCTTCATACACTTAAATGTGATGATTAATATGAAACAAAGAACAAGACTACGCAAGAAAGCTACGACATTGATTAACGGATGCCTCTTTTCAGGGCCTGTTAAAATTAGACGGTGATAACGACGTTTTTGTAGGAGGAGCTTCTATCCTTTTTATGATGGCTCAACTGGCATTGTATACAACAAATGCACcgaaacaacaaatattaaaggCATTGAGATTCGAAAATACTGACCAggttagattttttaaattacgtcattggaaaattttaattatttgaaaatgctGCGGTCGTATCCAGAATTAAAGAATGTGAATctgttgtatttattatgaaataaaaaatggtgAGGCATCTATTAAAACGCATAGGATAATTTTTTTCAGATCCGATGCTTCTTTCCAAAATTTGCTGTTGACCTGAAGATGGTAGCAAATCGAGTGGACCTAAACCTTGactatttttgcaaaatttacGCTGATGACAAATGCATGCTCACtgatcaatttaaaaacgaaattgaaGAACTTTTTACAGTAAGGCCGGAAAATTTGAACTTCAGTGCTCCTGGTTCAGCAGAGAAAATCAATACAGAGGTAAGTGGGGAGAAAAGAATGTGCTAAACATTTTGTTTGGCTTTCCAGTTCTCTACAATTTGACTTGCTTCAACTATGATCGAcaccattttaataattactgtaTTTGCCATTACCATCACCTTTCTTTATTTCctaacttttacattttatcaGTTCACAGTAtgaaaaatcatattaattttccCTTATGTTTTACAGGTGTTACAGTATACCAATAATAGTATCTTTAACTTCGTCAAGCCAGAAGTGCTGTCAGCGTTGGACAGTTTGATGATGGCGGATGCTCTTAGTTTCAAGGTAGGTGGTAGATCtaacaaagttataaaaaaatatgatcttgATAACTGCATTAATATCAATCGTGATTGCAGGGTGAATGGCTGAAACCATTTAACAGTAAAGATACGGACCTAAAATATTTCTTCGGACCAAAGAAAATAGTGAAGAGGCTCATCATGCATCAAAGaggtcaatttttgttttatgatagcATAAAACTCGGTGCTctggtaattaaatttattttagaaatcttTGTGAACATTTCGATTTCTCTTTTCTTCATATTAATCGTCAAATATTTTAGATTGTGAAATTGCCATACAAAGCTGATCCGGACTTTACATTGGCCCTACTGCTACCAAGAACAATTCACGGTGTTCCAGAATtggtaaagaaattaaaaaatgctgAAGTCGTGCTAGAAGCGATTAATGCTTTAAAACTTCAAGAAGTGGACTTGTATTTACCAAAATTCAATGTAACAGTGGCTAATCTGCTAAAGGTTCCTTCAATTCATGTAAGTgcactaaaataatatgtatcaaCAACGCAAAAGTTCAATGATTTTATAGTGAAGGTATTTTCCCGTTATTGCAACAGTTGAGATCAATAGAATAAAATAGTTGCTAATTCCAAGTAACTTTTActctttgaaaaaataaactcttcatTAAACATGTTGTTTTAAAAGCTGTATGTGTTCATATACAGGCCAATGTTAGTCTTATATTCAACAATGCGACTGCTGGGTTAGAGAACGTTGCATCGTGTGACAAGCCGTACGTCAGCGAAATTCTTCAAAAGGTTACGTACCAAGTAGACGAATCTGGTGTAGGTGATAAAGTAGTCGGTAAGTATATTCATAGCTTCACTTTTCAAATggcattatttttaactttgttaaGCCTCTATCAGGCCCTTTTAGAAATGTAAGagttggaaataaaaaaatcaaatacattcacagaagataatatattatttagccTATGATATTCATTTCTTATTTCCACTTCCAGATTTCCCCATGCCAGACCAACAGACAACATCTCGATCGATTGGCCACACCGTACATGTGTTCAAGGCAGATCGACCGTTCGTTTTTTATCTGTCCTATCAGAAAATACTCTTGGCTTCGGGAGCTATAGTCCGCTAGTTCCAGCAAGTTTTCAGCATTGCCCCCTTagataagtgttttttttgaCTTGAGTATACGCAGTCCTTTCCATTAAAATCCCCCATAGTGAATTCACTAGTTTAAAAGGGTTATTTATGAAAGACAGATGAATCTCCTTatgaaacttaattattatacgCATGAAT
This is a stretch of genomic DNA from Trichoplusia ni isolate ovarian cell line Hi5 chromosome 6, tn1, whole genome shotgun sequence. It encodes these proteins:
- the LOC113495490 gene encoding antichymotrypsin-2-like, whose protein sequence is MMAQLALYTTNAPKQQILKALRFENTDQIRCFFPKFAVDLKMVANRVDLNLDYFCKIYADDKCMLTDQFKNEIEELFTVRPENLNFSAPGSAEKINTEVLQYTNNSIFNFVKPEVLSALDSLMMADALSFKGEWLKPFNSKDTDLKYFFGPKKIVKRLIMHQRGQFLFYDSIKLGALIVKLPYKADPDFTLALLLPRTIHGVPELVKKLKNAEVVLEAINALKLQEVDLYLPKFNVTVANLLKVPSIHANVSLIFNNATAGLENVASCDKPYVSEILQKVTYQVDESGVGDKVVDFPMPDQQTTSRSIGHTVHVFKADRPFVFYLSYQKILLASGAIVR